One Deinococcus humi genomic window carries:
- the ctaD gene encoding cytochrome c oxidase subunit I, with amino-acid sequence MAQASGRLSARWEAPEGISAWFGTVDHKVVGVRYIFTAFLFFLIGGLEALLMRLQLAAPELHVLSAEAYNQTLTMHGTTMIFLFATPILFGLGNYFVPLLIGARDMAYPRANALSYWIFLLGGLFLYASFLVGRPPDAGWFSYAPLSTREYSPGPGLDFWTLSLLFLGIATTVGAANFIVTIFKLRAPGMSVSRIPLFCWTILVTSFTAIFALPILNAANLLLALERQLGWHFFDPAYGGQPLLWQHLFWLFGHPDVYIIALPAFGLISEVIAAFSRRPVVAFVLVAMASVATGIIGFGVWVHHMFAVGLSPLATSFFSAASFVIGVPAGLQMFAWVSTLITGRVNVKTPLLFAVGALIVFLIGGLTGVMFPLIAFDRQVTDSYFVVAHFHYVLIGGMVFPLFAALYYWLPKITGRILGEGLGRWNFWIIFLSFNVTFFPMHLQGLLGMPRRIYTYQDGLGWGSFNLVETIGAFVLGLGVLLFIVNFFLSLRSGERAGNNPWGAGTLEWATSSPPPPYNFRTLPLVRGAYPIWDAERLGVGLWDAQDPTSAWDHQTLSTDLLTANPEDPVPLPGHSLEPLGLALSIAVVFTGALLMQGWLMVLGGLGVISALFLWMRPSLERVEHGAGQRRSDPHALPRWGLILLVLTETALFGALVASWYYLQVNASVWPPNGVRLPELTLPLINTALLLLSSVTVVFAGRGLRKGHRGRAMLGALATVLLGAAFLGLQIYEFTHAEFAPTDHAYASLWFTLLGLHGLHVIVGLLLLIAVLVWMARGYFTPERHTTVHTVSLYWHFVDAVWVILILPAIYLSPFLGRH; translated from the coding sequence ATGGCACAAGCAAGTGGACGGCTCAGCGCGCGCTGGGAGGCTCCCGAGGGGATCTCGGCGTGGTTCGGCACGGTAGACCACAAGGTCGTGGGCGTGCGCTACATCTTCACGGCCTTTCTGTTCTTTCTGATCGGCGGTCTGGAAGCCCTGCTTATGCGGCTGCAACTGGCCGCGCCCGAACTGCATGTCCTGAGTGCCGAGGCCTACAACCAGACCCTGACCATGCACGGCACCACCATGATCTTTCTGTTCGCCACACCGATCCTCTTCGGGCTTGGAAATTACTTTGTGCCACTGCTGATCGGCGCGCGCGACATGGCCTATCCGCGTGCTAATGCGCTGAGCTACTGGATCTTTTTACTTGGTGGCCTGTTCCTGTACGCCAGCTTTCTGGTAGGCCGTCCGCCCGACGCGGGCTGGTTCTCGTACGCGCCGCTCAGCACCCGTGAGTATTCGCCGGGGCCGGGGCTGGACTTCTGGACGCTCTCGCTGCTGTTTTTGGGCATCGCCACCACGGTGGGAGCGGCCAACTTCATCGTGACCATCTTCAAGCTGCGTGCGCCGGGCATGAGCGTCTCGCGCATCCCGCTGTTCTGCTGGACCATCCTGGTCACGTCATTCACGGCGATCTTCGCGCTGCCGATTCTGAACGCGGCCAACCTGCTGCTGGCGCTGGAGCGGCAACTGGGCTGGCATTTCTTCGATCCGGCCTACGGCGGCCAGCCGCTGTTGTGGCAGCACCTGTTCTGGTTGTTTGGTCATCCTGACGTGTACATCATCGCGCTGCCCGCTTTCGGTCTGATCAGCGAGGTCATCGCGGCCTTTTCGCGCCGTCCCGTGGTGGCTTTCGTGCTGGTGGCGATGGCGTCGGTGGCGACCGGCATCATCGGCTTCGGCGTGTGGGTCCACCACATGTTCGCGGTGGGCCTGTCACCACTGGCAACCTCATTTTTCAGCGCCGCCTCCTTTGTCATTGGTGTTCCGGCGGGGTTGCAGATGTTCGCGTGGGTGTCCACCCTGATCACCGGACGGGTCAACGTCAAGACGCCGCTGCTGTTTGCGGTGGGCGCGCTGATCGTTTTTCTGATCGGTGGGCTGACCGGGGTGATGTTCCCCCTGATCGCCTTTGACCGGCAGGTCACCGACAGCTACTTCGTGGTGGCGCACTTCCACTACGTGCTGATCGGTGGCATGGTCTTTCCGCTGTTCGCCGCGCTGTACTACTGGCTGCCCAAGATCACCGGGCGAATACTGGGCGAGGGCCTGGGACGCTGGAATTTCTGGATCATCTTCCTCTCCTTCAACGTCACCTTCTTCCCCATGCATCTTCAGGGATTGCTGGGCATGCCCCGGCGCATCTACACCTATCAGGACGGGCTGGGCTGGGGCAGCTTCAACCTGGTGGAAACCATTGGGGCCTTTGTGCTGGGCCTGGGCGTCTTGCTGTTCATCGTCAACTTTTTCCTGAGCCTCAGGTCTGGCGAGCGCGCCGGGAACAATCCCTGGGGGGCGGGAACGCTGGAGTGGGCCACATCGTCGCCGCCCCCGCCCTACAACTTCCGCACCCTGCCGCTGGTGCGCGGGGCCTATCCCATCTGGGACGCCGAGCGGCTGGGCGTGGGGCTGTGGGACGCCCAGGACCCGACGAGCGCCTGGGACCACCAGACCCTGTCCACCGATCTGTTGACCGCCAACCCGGAGGATCCGGTGCCGCTGCCCGGCCACTCGCTGGAGCCGCTGGGGCTGGCCCTGAGCATTGCGGTGGTTTTTACCGGCGCGCTGCTCATGCAGGGCTGGCTGATGGTGCTGGGTGGGCTGGGCGTGATTTCTGCCCTGTTCCTGTGGATGCGGCCCAGCCTGGAACGGGTGGAACACGGCGCCGGGCAGCGGCGTAGCGATCCACACGCCCTGCCGCGCTGGGGGCTGATCCTGCTGGTGCTGACCGAGACGGCGCTGTTCGGCGCGCTGGTGGCCTCGTGGTACTACCTGCAGGTCAATGCCAGCGTGTGGCCACCGAACGGCGTCAGGCTGCCCGAACTGACCCTGCCGCTGATCAACACCGCGCTGCTGCTGCTCAGTTCGGTCACGGTGGTTTTTGCGGGACGGGGGCTGCGCAAGGGCCACCGGGGCCGGGCGATGCTCGGCGCGCTGGCCACCGTCCTGCTGGGCGCGGCCTTCCTGGGGCTGCAGATCTACGAATTCACGCACGCCGAGTTCGCGCCCACCGACCATGCCTACGCCTCACTGTGGTTTACGCTGCTGGGTCTGCACGGGCTGCACGTGATCGTCGGGCTGCTGCTGCTGATCGCGGTGCTGGTCTGGATGGCGCGCGGCTATTTCACGCCCGAGCGCCATACCACCGTGCACACGGTCAGTCTGTACTGGCACTTCGTGGACGCGGTGTGGGTGATCCTGATCTTGCCCGCCATCTACCTGTCGCCGTTCCTGGGGAGGCATTAG
- a CDS encoding gluconate 2-dehydrogenase subunit 3 family protein: protein MTNHDPEHPQDATTGSRRGFLKAAGALALILSACRPHPAQAARPLPGRVGPENPASPLPARDTPTPFPPDQVPTSFQVFTPHEAETVEAATARIFPGDQEDPGAREAGVVYYIDHMLAYQEGFNEPTFRQAPFAQTYQGARPAERSGVVWVAADQIYRYGYQNVLTPREVYRIGVAGLDRLSESRFGKDFKDLSEGQQDALIGDMADGKAGRFDRNLSAESFFHNLRRHTAEGMFSDPQYGGNRGLVGWKLIGHPGAQRAYTPAQFQTEGEGLRRKPQAFVALHTFNPGQRSSDEVVLPVTGEDMQHRR from the coding sequence ATGACCAACCACGATCCCGAACATCCCCAGGACGCCACCACCGGCAGTCGGCGCGGCTTCTTGAAGGCCGCAGGGGCCCTCGCGCTGATCCTGAGCGCCTGTCGCCCCCATCCGGCACAAGCGGCGCGCCCGCTGCCGGGCCGTGTGGGGCCGGAAAACCCGGCCAGCCCGCTGCCGGCCCGCGACACGCCCACACCCTTTCCGCCCGATCAGGTCCCGACCTCCTTTCAGGTCTTCACGCCGCACGAGGCCGAGACGGTGGAGGCCGCCACCGCCCGTATCTTTCCCGGCGATCAGGAGGATCCGGGCGCGCGGGAAGCCGGCGTGGTGTACTACATCGACCACATGCTGGCGTATCAGGAGGGCTTTAACGAGCCCACCTTCCGTCAGGCTCCCTTTGCCCAGACGTACCAGGGAGCCAGGCCCGCCGAGCGGAGCGGCGTGGTGTGGGTGGCCGCCGATCAGATCTACCGTTACGGCTACCAGAACGTCCTCACGCCGCGCGAGGTCTACCGCATCGGCGTGGCGGGTCTGGACCGTCTTTCGGAGTCGCGCTTCGGCAAGGACTTCAAGGACCTCAGCGAGGGGCAGCAGGACGCCCTGATCGGCGACATGGCCGACGGGAAGGCCGGGAGGTTTGACCGCAACCTCAGCGCCGAGAGCTTTTTCCATAATCTGCGCCGCCACACCGCCGAGGGCATGTTCAGCGATCCGCAGTACGGCGGCAACCGCGGGCTGGTGGGCTGGAAACTGATCGGCCACCCCGGCGCACAGCGGGCCTACACGCCCGCCCAGTTTCAGACCGAGGGTGAGGGCCTGCGCCGCAAGCCGCAGGCCTTCGTGGCGCTGCACACCTTCAATCCGGGCCAGCGCTCCAGCGATGAGGTGGTGTTGCCCGTGACCGGGGAGGACATGCAGCACAGGCGTTGA
- a CDS encoding c-type cytochrome, with protein MNVVPWLLTAVFALMWWRRGRAGSPHQSPPPASRPETAAVTETAPPVFTVPPTSPPHITIVKAAPASPRAAEASEDSDLADSEPGKAHLRGRQNWIWAGSGLLAVALGVILLSAAYNRIPVTPDPRGQTQLGIAADGPSTLTALAGADPSRAPALFHSYGCVSCHVIPGVSGASGRVGPNLAHLYDHALIAGVLPNTPENLLIWIRVPQNVDPRTGMPNLGVTAQDARDLAAYLQTLP; from the coding sequence ATGAATGTCGTTCCCTGGCTGCTGACCGCCGTCTTTGCGCTGATGTGGTGGCGCAGGGGCCGGGCCGGGTCGCCTCACCAGAGCCCCCCACCGGCCTCGCGGCCGGAAACCGCGGCTGTGACCGAAACCGCGCCGCCTGTTTTTACCGTCCCGCCCACCTCGCCTCCCCACATCACCATTGTTAAGGCTGCGCCAGCTTCTCCTCGCGCTGCGGAGGCCTCCGAAGACAGTGATCTGGCTGATTCTGAACCGGGCAAGGCGCACCTGCGCGGGCGGCAGAACTGGATCTGGGCCGGGAGCGGACTGCTGGCCGTGGCGCTGGGCGTCATCCTGCTCTCGGCGGCCTACAACCGCATTCCGGTCACCCCTGATCCGCGCGGCCAGACCCAGCTCGGGATTGCGGCGGACGGTCCCTCGACCCTGACCGCGCTGGCCGGGGCGGACCCGTCCCGCGCGCCAGCGCTGTTTCACTCCTACGGCTGCGTGTCGTGCCATGTCATTCCCGGCGTCAGCGGTGCGTCGGGCCGGGTCGGGCCGAATCTGGCGCACCTGTACGACCACGCGCTGATCGCCGGGGTACTGCCCAACACGCCAGAAAACCTGCTGATCTGGATCCGGGTGCCCCAGAACGTGGACCCCCGGACCGGTATGCCCAACCTGGGCGTGACCGCACAGGACGCCCGCGATCTCGCGGCTTATCTCCAGACCCTGCCCTGA
- the coxB gene encoding cytochrome c oxidase subunit II, giving the protein MFDVQGPEAARVAEWSWLLFGVAGLVFVVVLALIGFALLRRRRGGALHDQLPQAQERKWFTFVLIAGGIVPAVVLSTVMGVNVYSERTVAAEAERPAVTVEVIGHQWWWEMFYPGAGFTTANEIHVPVGQRVELKLTSADVIHSFWVPQLSPKYDLIPGQTNTLTFTADHVGIYRGQCAELCGTQHAHMAFLVVVDSAQDYAAWTARQRQPAPNPTANTAAFEGQQLFQGSACVYCHAVRGTTASSRLGPDLTHIASRMALGAGTLVNNRGNLSGWIVNAQAVKPGNKMPPMYLSSGELESLVAYLETLR; this is encoded by the coding sequence ATGTTCGACGTGCAGGGCCCCGAGGCCGCGCGGGTAGCGGAGTGGAGCTGGCTGCTGTTCGGTGTCGCGGGCCTTGTTTTCGTGGTGGTGCTGGCGCTGATCGGGTTCGCGCTGCTGCGGCGCAGACGCGGCGGAGCCCTGCATGACCAGTTGCCCCAGGCCCAGGAACGCAAGTGGTTTACTTTTGTGCTGATCGCGGGCGGCATCGTGCCCGCGGTGGTGCTCAGCACCGTCATGGGCGTCAATGTCTACAGCGAGCGCACGGTGGCCGCTGAAGCCGAGCGGCCCGCCGTGACCGTTGAGGTGATCGGCCACCAGTGGTGGTGGGAGATGTTCTACCCGGGCGCGGGGTTCACCACCGCCAACGAGATCCATGTGCCGGTGGGGCAGCGTGTGGAGCTCAAGCTGACCTCGGCGGACGTGATCCACTCGTTCTGGGTGCCGCAACTCTCGCCCAAGTACGACCTGATTCCGGGCCAGACCAACACGCTCACCTTCACGGCGGACCACGTGGGGATCTACCGGGGCCAGTGTGCCGAACTGTGCGGCACGCAGCACGCGCACATGGCGTTCTTGGTGGTGGTGGACTCGGCGCAGGACTACGCCGCGTGGACCGCCCGGCAAAGGCAGCCTGCGCCCAACCCCACGGCCAATACCGCTGCCTTCGAGGGTCAACAGCTCTTCCAGGGCTCGGCCTGCGTGTACTGCCACGCCGTTCGCGGCACCACCGCCAGCAGCCGGCTGGGGCCAGACCTGACACACATCGCCTCGCGCATGGCGCTGGGAGCGGGAACGTTGGTCAACAACCGGGGCAACCTGTCGGGCTGGATTGTCAACGCCCAGGCGGTCAAGCCGGGCAACAAGATGCCGCCGATGTACCTGTCGTCGGGCGAACTGGAATCGCTGGTGGCGTATCTGGAAACGCTGCGCTAG
- a CDS encoding glycosyltransferase family 2 protein, giving the protein MESVAICICTYKRYESLRTLLENLTLIVKPDSYKVSIIVVDNDPSGSASGIQADFEEVKYFLETNKGVSSARNRSIEESGKLGADIIAFLDDDEVPSKNWLIDMLDALNNYSADIVAGPVIAELPDDLKAFSPFMARKRHPTGTPIKYWGAGNVLLRAKVFHQVGLFSQDYSETGGEDTQFSARCSKQGLHMVWSDTATVVEPTDATRANPKWLNDRAYANGRIIARVERELNIGDVRRRAVIALLRLLAGVLAWPISLIVDRIFRTRFSLLCSMSMRKGLGMTEEIFKGSKRISSA; this is encoded by the coding sequence ATGGAATCAGTTGCGATATGTATCTGCACATATAAACGCTATGAATCTTTAAGAACCTTACTTGAGAATCTTACTTTGATTGTCAAGCCTGATTCTTATAAAGTAAGTATAATTGTTGTCGACAACGATCCGTCTGGGTCTGCTTCCGGCATCCAGGCTGATTTTGAAGAGGTGAAATACTTTCTTGAAACTAATAAGGGCGTCTCTTCTGCAAGAAATAGATCTATCGAGGAATCAGGGAAGCTGGGTGCTGATATCATTGCATTTCTGGATGATGATGAAGTTCCTTCCAAAAACTGGCTGATAGATATGCTGGATGCGCTAAATAATTATAGCGCCGATATTGTAGCTGGTCCGGTTATTGCAGAGCTTCCTGACGATTTGAAGGCATTCTCACCATTTATGGCTCGCAAGCGGCACCCGACGGGCACACCAATTAAATATTGGGGCGCGGGAAATGTACTCCTGCGCGCCAAAGTATTTCACCAAGTGGGTCTCTTTTCACAAGATTATTCTGAAACAGGCGGTGAAGATACACAGTTCTCGGCGCGGTGCAGTAAACAAGGCTTACATATGGTGTGGTCAGACACGGCCACTGTCGTTGAACCTACGGATGCTACACGAGCCAATCCAAAATGGCTGAATGACCGAGCTTACGCCAACGGGCGAATCATTGCCCGCGTAGAACGCGAGTTGAATATCGGTGATGTCAGGAGGCGGGCAGTAATCGCGCTTCTGCGTCTGCTGGCGGGAGTCTTGGCATGGCCGATCTCGTTGATAGTGGATCGCATTTTTAGAACACGTTTCTCCCTTCTTTGTTCCATGTCCATGAGAAAAGGCCTGGGCATGACAGAAGAAATATTTAAGGGATCTAAGCGCATCTCCAGTGCTTAG
- a CDS encoding DUF4242 domain-containing protein: protein MPRYMVERTFADGLEIPINAEGATACLNVVDRNADLGVTWVHSYVSEDKQKTFCIYDGPTPEAIRQAAERNGLPVDQIHRVSVLDPYFYR, encoded by the coding sequence ATGCCACGTTATATGGTTGAACGCACGTTTGCCGATGGACTTGAGATCCCCATCAACGCTGAGGGGGCGACCGCTTGTCTCAACGTCGTGGACCGCAACGCTGACCTGGGGGTGACCTGGGTCCACTCGTATGTGAGCGAGGACAAGCAAAAGACCTTCTGCATCTACGATGGTCCGACGCCTGAGGCCATCCGTCAGGCAGCCGAGCGAAATGGGCTCCCTGTCGATCAGATCCACAGGGTGTCGGTTCTCGATCCCTACTTCTACAGGTAA
- a CDS encoding lipopolysaccharide biosynthesis protein: MTEATLKKNSLWMMGGQALRAGVQLLYFVLIARALGSAQYGSFVAVTALVAIVAPFASWGSGNLLIKHTVRDRRAFSTYWGAAVATTLTTSLALTLVVVAVAQLALPPGLPLALLVLVALSDLLFARLIDVAGQAFQAFQRLDRTAALQLLPALVRLAAAALLFVLPVSKTALVWSSLFVVSTAISAACALVWVRRDLGWGPLSMRPVVREAREGGAFALSLSAQSIYNDIDKIMLARLVSTEAAGIYAAAYRIVDTAFTPVRSVLYAAYARFFQRGQAGLSGSTAFALQLLPWTGGYSLLVAGALWLAAPILPLLFGSDFAATSEVLRWLSPLVLLKTLHYFAADALTGAGYQGTRSVVQVAVAVLNGLLNLWLLPRYGWLGAVWASLASDLLLALVLWGIVGFKARKSPHPKQNI; encoded by the coding sequence ATGACCGAAGCAACCCTCAAGAAAAACAGCCTGTGGATGATGGGCGGGCAGGCGCTGCGGGCAGGTGTACAACTTCTGTATTTCGTGCTGATCGCCCGCGCCCTGGGAAGCGCGCAATACGGGAGCTTCGTGGCGGTGACCGCCCTGGTCGCCATCGTCGCGCCTTTTGCCAGCTGGGGCAGCGGCAATCTGCTGATCAAACATACGGTCCGTGACCGCCGGGCTTTTTCTACCTATTGGGGGGCGGCGGTGGCGACGACGCTCACCACATCACTGGCTCTGACGCTGGTGGTGGTGGCCGTGGCGCAGCTGGCCTTGCCGCCCGGTCTGCCACTGGCCCTGCTGGTGCTGGTGGCCCTGTCTGACCTGCTTTTTGCCCGACTGATCGATGTTGCTGGCCAGGCTTTCCAGGCGTTTCAGCGGCTGGACAGGACGGCGGCACTTCAGCTGCTTCCCGCGTTGGTGAGGCTGGCGGCGGCAGCTCTGCTGTTCGTCCTGCCGGTGTCGAAGACTGCCCTGGTCTGGTCCTCCCTGTTTGTGGTCAGTACCGCCATTAGTGCCGCCTGCGCCCTGGTCTGGGTTCGCCGTGACCTGGGTTGGGGGCCCCTGTCTATGCGTCCGGTGGTTCGCGAAGCCCGCGAGGGCGGCGCCTTCGCCCTGAGTCTCAGTGCTCAGAGTATCTATAACGACATCGACAAGATCATGCTCGCCCGTCTGGTCAGCACCGAAGCAGCGGGTATTTATGCGGCGGCCTACCGCATTGTCGATACTGCCTTCACGCCCGTCCGCTCGGTCCTTTACGCTGCCTATGCCCGGTTCTTCCAGCGCGGTCAGGCGGGGTTGAGCGGTAGCACCGCCTTCGCCCTCCAATTGTTGCCGTGGACTGGTGGATACAGCCTGCTGGTCGCTGGCGCGTTGTGGTTGGCCGCCCCCATTCTCCCTCTCCTGTTTGGGTCTGATTTTGCCGCCACCTCTGAGGTGTTGCGCTGGCTCTCGCCACTGGTGCTTCTCAAGACCCTGCATTACTTTGCCGCCGACGCCTTGACGGGGGCGGGGTATCAGGGCACGCGTAGCGTGGTTCAGGTGGCTGTGGCTGTACTGAACGGTCTTCTCAACCTGTGGTTGCTGCCCCGCTACGGGTGGTTGGGAGCGGTGTGGGCAAGTCTGGCAAGTGATTTGCTGCTAGCCCTGGTTCTTTGGGGCATAGTGGGCTTTAAAGCGAGAAAAAGCCCTCATCCAAAGCAAAATATTTGA
- a CDS encoding glycosyltransferase family 4 protein has translation MVHNYYQQPGGEDQSFLAESGLLSAFGHDVTRYAVHSSEVQKLGIARTAAYTIWNPYSFRNITKIIKDNHIEVVHFQNTFPLISPAAYYAAQSAGAIVIQALRNYRMTCVNGLLYRNGSVCELCVGRFAPTAGIVHHCYRGSMAGSAVVAGMVSAHKLIGTYRRRVDLFVATSEFVKQKYVEAGIGDTQIVVKPNVVAPDPGVGEGRGEYALYVGRLTDEKGLRTLLKAWDSGQLRLPLKIVGDGPLGPEIERAAGRNAGIQYLGPRSLAETYELMGDASVLVVPSEWHEPFGRVVIEAFAKGTPVVAARMGGLTELVTPGRTGELFNAGDSTDLIKKIETLTASPGHSSKLRENCRQAYLNLYTPERNQELLMSIYEYALQRQKKKL, from the coding sequence ATGGTTCACAATTATTATCAGCAACCCGGGGGTGAAGATCAGAGTTTTTTGGCTGAATCAGGGTTACTCAGCGCATTTGGACATGATGTCACTCGCTACGCAGTCCATAGCAGTGAGGTACAAAAGCTTGGCATAGCTCGGACGGCAGCCTATACCATTTGGAATCCATATTCTTTTCGAAATATCACCAAAATAATTAAAGATAATCATATTGAAGTGGTGCATTTTCAGAATACATTTCCCTTGATTTCTCCTGCTGCCTACTATGCTGCTCAGAGCGCAGGTGCTATTGTCATTCAGGCTCTCCGAAACTACAGAATGACTTGTGTCAATGGTTTGCTATACCGTAATGGAAGCGTCTGCGAATTGTGCGTCGGGCGCTTTGCTCCCACGGCTGGTATTGTGCATCACTGTTACCGAGGCAGTATGGCAGGCTCAGCAGTCGTCGCAGGGATGGTCTCGGCCCACAAACTCATAGGAACGTACCGGCGACGGGTGGATCTTTTTGTCGCCACTTCCGAATTTGTGAAACAGAAATATGTCGAGGCGGGTATTGGGGACACGCAGATTGTCGTCAAACCGAACGTTGTTGCCCCTGATCCCGGTGTAGGAGAGGGGAGGGGAGAATATGCCTTATACGTTGGGCGATTGACCGATGAAAAAGGTCTTCGTACCCTTCTCAAAGCCTGGGACTCAGGGCAGTTAAGACTTCCTCTCAAGATTGTAGGCGATGGGCCTCTTGGACCTGAGATTGAACGTGCGGCAGGCCGTAATGCTGGAATTCAGTATTTAGGGCCACGTTCCTTAGCAGAGACCTACGAATTGATGGGAGACGCCAGTGTTCTGGTTGTGCCTTCCGAGTGGCATGAGCCGTTTGGCCGGGTTGTCATCGAGGCATTCGCGAAGGGGACGCCTGTCGTGGCAGCGAGGATGGGCGGCCTCACCGAGCTGGTTACACCCGGCCGGACTGGTGAGTTGTTCAACGCCGGTGATTCCACAGATCTGATAAAGAAGATTGAGACTTTGACAGCTTCTCCAGGGCATTCGTCAAAACTTCGTGAGAACTGTCGTCAAGCCTATTTGAATTTATATACACCTGAGCGAAATCAAGAGCTCTTAATGAGTATATATGAATATGCACTCCAGAGACAGAAAAAAAAGCTATAA
- a CDS encoding GNAT family N-acetyltransferase — MPAYSLRLAPSLYRVFSAFRCELSRFNYENQQHIKALGLTPQQFSLLLVLGAAGGEGLSVGEAAERLHIAHNSVVELSQRAEAAGLLTRISQGGRRQGTLLLLTQHGADRLDEITARLITELAEERERLIETLSRWNMVLAARGLTPPTAAPQAELRQMGQHEKSLIWKLLQLYLDELSLSRGSVPGEDGEYDYPTFDHYWEKQGYAVYLLQVEQRPAGFALVRQLQDLPAWHALDEFCVLRAYRGQGLGAFLAGEVLHARPGRWSVAHLRQNRYACHFWDQVLPRHAAQPPTYREDPALPGLWHFEFETKAEAALSAD; from the coding sequence ATGCCTGCTTATTCCCTGCGTCTCGCACCGTCGCTTTACCGGGTCTTCAGCGCTTTCCGGTGCGAGTTGAGCCGCTTCAACTACGAGAACCAGCAGCACATCAAGGCGCTGGGCCTCACTCCCCAGCAGTTTTCCCTGCTGCTTGTGCTCGGCGCCGCGGGCGGGGAAGGACTGAGCGTCGGGGAAGCCGCAGAGCGGTTGCATATTGCCCACAACAGCGTCGTGGAGCTGTCACAGCGCGCCGAGGCGGCGGGTTTGCTGACGCGCATCTCGCAGGGCGGGCGCCGCCAGGGAACCCTGTTGTTGTTGACGCAGCACGGCGCAGACCGGCTTGACGAGATTACCGCCAGACTGATCACCGAGCTGGCTGAGGAACGCGAAAGACTCATCGAAACCCTCTCGCGCTGGAACATGGTGCTGGCCGCCAGAGGTCTGACCCCACCCACCGCCGCGCCCCAGGCAGAACTGCGGCAGATGGGTCAGCATGAGAAATCGCTGATCTGGAAGCTGCTCCAGTTGTACCTCGATGAGCTCAGCCTGTCCCGTGGCAGCGTTCCTGGCGAGGACGGCGAATACGACTATCCCACCTTTGACCACTACTGGGAAAAGCAGGGCTACGCCGTTTACCTGCTCCAGGTCGAGCAACGTCCGGCAGGCTTCGCCCTGGTCCGACAGCTACAGGACCTCCCAGCGTGGCATGCCCTGGACGAGTTCTGCGTACTGCGGGCTTACCGGGGTCAGGGCCTGGGCGCGTTTCTGGCAGGTGAGGTGTTGCATGCCCGTCCGGGCCGCTGGTCGGTGGCACACCTGCGGCAGAACCGGTATGCCTGCCATTTCTGGGACCAGGTGTTGCCCCGTCATGCGGCCCAGCCCCCCACATACCGGGAAGATCCGGCGCTTCCAGGCCTCTGGCACTTCGAGTTCGAGACGAAGGCGGAGGCGGCGCTTAGCGCTGACTGA
- a CDS encoding cytochrome c oxidase assembly protein, giving the protein MRFSRQRPKIFSLLTLLGGLALAHGGAEHGGGAVLWLPLDLALFGGLYALGLWRLWGRAGLGHGVSVGHAASFAIGLAVLTVALMALDPLADASFAWHMLQHLMLIMVSAPLLVLGSPLFVLGWAFPLVWRRAVAHGWNARGGLRAAGLALTHPVTVWIVATAVFWLWHVPRLYEAAVADERLHALEHFCFLATSAAFWWAVLQPQGRRRLGRGASVVYLFVTALQGSLLGALITFARTPLYPQYAAGALARGHDPLTDQQLAGLIMWVPSGVVYVTLAAVFFVQWWREEERFQRGRDAAPRPTPQGGQP; this is encoded by the coding sequence ATGAGGTTCTCAAGGCAGCGGCCCAAAATCTTCTCTCTGCTGACCCTGCTCGGCGGTCTGGCCCTGGCCCACGGTGGGGCTGAACACGGGGGCGGCGCAGTCCTGTGGCTTCCCCTCGATCTGGCCCTGTTCGGCGGCCTGTACGCGCTGGGCCTGTGGCGGCTGTGGGGGCGGGCGGGCCTTGGCCACGGCGTGTCGGTGGGCCACGCCGCCTCCTTTGCCATAGGACTTGCAGTGCTGACTGTGGCCCTGATGGCGCTGGACCCCCTGGCCGACGCCTCCTTCGCGTGGCACATGCTCCAGCATCTGATGCTGATCATGGTTTCGGCGCCGCTGCTGGTGCTGGGCAGCCCGCTGTTCGTGCTGGGCTGGGCCTTTCCACTGGTGTGGCGACGGGCGGTGGCGCACGGCTGGAATGCGCGGGGCGGCCTGCGGGCGGCGGGCCTGGCCCTGACCCACCCGGTCACGGTCTGGATCGTCGCCACCGCCGTTTTCTGGCTGTGGCATGTGCCCCGGCTCTACGAGGCGGCGGTGGCCGACGAGCGGCTGCACGCGCTGGAACACTTCTGCTTTCTGGCCACGAGCGCTGCTTTCTGGTGGGCGGTGCTGCAGCCGCAGGGGCGGCGGCGGCTGGGCCGGGGAGCCTCGGTGGTGTACCTGTTTGTCACGGCCCTTCAGGGCAGCCTGCTGGGCGCCCTGATCACCTTTGCCCGCACGCCGCTGTATCCGCAGTACGCCGCCGGGGCGCTGGCCAGGGGACATGATCCGCTGACCGATCAGCAACTGGCCGGATTGATCATGTGGGTGCCCAGCGGCGTGGTGTACGTGACCCTGGCCGCCGTCTTCTTCGTGCAGTGGTGGCGCGAGGAGGAGCGCTTTCAGCGTGGGCGTGACGCTGCCCCCCGCCCCACACCGCAGGGAGGTCAACCATGA